The window GGGCAGGCTaagccccaccccacagacagCGCCGAACACAACAAACATCAGGCCCAGCACCAGGAGGAAGGGTAGGGGGCACATAGGGCTGAGGGTGGGGCAGAGACCCAGGAGGGGCGGGGCTTacgagagaaggggtggggcctatCGGAGACACCAgcaggctggcagaggggtgtggcctagGGAAGGAGGCGAGGCCTCTCGGGGGTTGGGGCGGACGTCGGGCGAAGTGACGTAGATAAGGGGTGGGGCCTAGGGAAGGCGGGGCTCACGTCGCTCGAGGGACGcaagggaggggcggggcctgcagCGGCAGCGAACGGCGCGAGGGGGCGTGACCGGCGGCGGAAGTGAGGGGGCGTGGCCGGCGGCAGCGAACGGCGCCAGGGGGCGTGGCCGGCGGCGGAAGTGAGGGGGCGTGGCCGGCGGCAGTGCCCCcgctgagggagggagagggagggaaggaagcggcggcgggtcccgggccgggccgggccggagggaTGCAGCGAGCCGAGCTCCGGGAGGGGgaggccgccgccgccgcctcgtACCGGGTGCTCAGCCGCCTGCTGGGCtatggggccgggccggggccgggcggcGGCGCCAAGGGCCCCGCGGAGGAGGGCGGCGCGGCCGGGGGGTCCCGCCCGCCGCCGCAGCTCATGGTGTTCCGCAACGTGGGGCGGCCGGGGGACGGGGCCGGGGAtggggccgggcccggcccctCGGAGCTGCTCTGCCCGCGGCACCGCTGCGCCCTGCAGCCCAAGGGGGACCCGCGCTGGGGGCGGCTCCCGCCGgccgggctggagctgcagctggcgGCGCTGGAGGTGGGCGGGAAGGGCCCCGGCGGctgcccctgcctcagcctgctgCCCGCGCCGGGGGGCCCGGCCGCCGAGGAGACCAGCGACGCGCTGCTGGTGCTGGAGGCGCTGGAGCCCGACGAGGCGGAGAGCGGCTCCGAGGAGGAGCCGGGcagcccgggccgggccggggccggcgtggGAGGgaggccggggagccgggcccagccGCCGCCCCCGCCGGCCGCCCCCGCCGCGCCGCCCGGGGCAGGCGGCCCCGGCGCGAGGAAAGGCTCGCTCAAAATCCGCCTCAGCCGCTTCTTCCGCACCAAGAGCTGCAGCGGCTCCCCGGCCGGGGGGGAGCCCGCCGCCGGCAGGAGGCGCTCGGGGGAGCTGCCCGCCTCGGCCGGGAGCCTGTCCGACGTGTCCAGCCCCAGGGGCCGGGAGCAGGACtcgggcaggtaagggggggggggggggcgcgagaggGGGCCCAGCAATGGGGGGAGGGCTCGGGATTGGGGGCTctatggtgctgggggggggcgcgagaGGGGGCCCAGCAATGGGGGGAGGGCTCGGGATTGGGGGCTCTACGGTGCTGGGGGGGCAAGGCACTGGTGGGCTCTGCAGGCTTGGGGCAGGGAATGCCCAAGGGGGGCAGGACACcgagggggtgcgggggggcagGCTTACAGCAGCGGTGCACTAAGCACAGGGGTGTGAGGTGCTGGGGGCACAAGACATCGGGGGCACGGGGGCAGTGGTTGCGCTGCATCGTGCTGACATCTCAGAGGGAGCAATGGTTTTGGGGGTGCCCCCATCATGTTCTTGATGCACTAGGGGGGTGTTTTCCAGGCAAAGGGCTGAGTGGGTGCGGCTGTCAAGAGTATGGAGGTGGTGGCACATGCCAGTAGCAATAACCTGTGCTCGGCCTAAGGGTGTGGGGAATGAGGCCGGCTTGCACACTGATCTATGCTCTCTGTGCAAGGGTCCAGGGAAGCCATACTGGGGAGGTGTGTGCATGCCAGGGTGTACAGCTTTAATGTAAGGGAGGGAGAGGGCTATAGAGGCTGCATGCCATAGTATGCCCTCTTAGTgtaagggtgggaggggggtatGTGAGATGGCACACGCATGCCATGGTGTGGGGCAGAAGGATGCTTTAGTGTCCATTCACCAGGAGGGGCATGGGGTACGCTGTAGGATACATTCCTGTCATTGACAGAAGGAGGTTGGCATGCATATGGAATAGCATGCCCTTTCAGCTCTGTGGGCAGGCATGCACCATGATGTGTGTTCTCAGCACAAAGGTCTAAGGAGGTTGTGGGTTATGTATATCCAATATCGTGCTGGTTGCTGTTCAGTCCTTGCTCTGAGGGGCTCATCATTCCCACCAACAGAGTTCAGGCATATGAAATACACTCCTAACAATGCTTTGGGAGCATCCCTGGGAAGGAATAGTTGTTGATAAATACCCACGAGCATGAGCCATGGGGTTTTGGGTTCTTGTGGTGTTGTAGTATCTGGTGTATGCATCCTCAGGGCAGAACTTTTTAGTTGAAGAAGGCTTTAGTTCATCAGGCCATTGATTACTCCTAGAGCTTTCTAACTGCAGTTCTTTGGTTAGTCACTGCAGTCATGGCATGCCTAAAAAACACTTGACATTGGCTAGGCTTGGAGTGTGCTGAGACAGCAGCCTGTTGTGCTGGTCTttgctgtctcttgtcttgtacttgGATTGACAAGGTGGGGGGAGGTGATTAGAGACACAAGCTTTGAAgccacactgagctcttcttcaggtctgggaaagatagtCCAAGCATCACAACTAAATATGAGGTGGAACAGAGTGTTTAGCATAAGCTGTTAGCGCGCATTCTAAGcaaccattcaaggtagagtggcccgttaacaccaaCTAAAcaaaccccctctttttgtccaaAAATTAGGAAGCACTAGTATCACAGTCTAAATTTTACGGTAGACGTGGTGATACTAACAGTGCTGTTGTCTCCATCAGCAGGTGACTTCCGGGTTTTGAACCAGTGTTTGAGctattctgttttgtttattcCTGGGACGCTAAAGTCAGCACCTATCTCATGAGCCATTGAGGAAAAGAATTGTGGAGCTGAACAGTGTTGTCCAAAGAATGAGCCTTATGTTCTCCTGGGCCACTTCCAATATGACTTCAGCAATAATATTCAGCGCTGTAGTAGGAATAGTCACATGTGAGCTCTGCATGCCCAGTGAGCTTGTATTCCTGTGACAGCCATAAGTTCATAGGGACAAAAGGAAACTGCGTCAGCAGGAGGAGTGAGGTATTTGGGACCAAAAGGGGCTCATGTGGTGGCCTGTTCTCTGCTCTCCATGTTACCATGTGGGCTTTGGAGTTCCAAGCTTCCATTGCGCTGCAGAGGCTACATGCTTGTTTCTGCGGCCGGGGATGCTGTAGGGGTGACATCACTTGGCTTTTGttggtggggaggcagggagcgcCTTGCTGAGATCTGAAGGAAGTTTCTGGTCAGCCCAGGAGCAGCATTTAATGGACTCAGGAAACAGTCTAGTCCTTGATCAGGAGAATTGATTGGCCTAATGCAAGTCCTTTGTGAAGAGAGAGCATATAGAAGGACGTAGTTTAAGAATTTATGATGGGTGAGCAAGAAAATCCCCCAACATCTTTGCTACTCACTCCTAACAGCCTTTGGAGAGTTGTGGCCCAGCGCACCAGTTTGTGGTAACTATACAGCCAATATGCCAAAAACCTTGCTCACCTTACTGGTGTAGGCTGGGAGACTGAAATTACTGGCTTCTTCTAAAAGGGGATGTCATGAGTTAGCATCTGAGACCATATAGCCTAAACTTCTTGGCTAAATTGCAACGTCAGCTTGTTACCACTTAACGCTGGTCAATGTGTTTGAGCCTTAAGTACTGTTAATGCACTCCTGAGATGAGCCTTGGTGGGTCTCTACATGTGGGATGTTGAAGCTGTTTTATACTGTGGCTTACAAGCTCCATTTACCATAAATGGACCTTAGATGGCAGAGAGATTCCATTTGCTTGTAATGACACTATTTTGCAATGTACTTGTGGTTTATTCACTCACTCCTTGTTCTTGCTATTGACCAGAACTGGAAGTCTTTAGGATTTCTGAGAACTGAAATAAAGTGGCGTGAAATTAGTTGTTACGTTTTATCAGATTTTGATCAGAAAGAGCATACTGCCACATGGATTCTTCCTTTTGTAGGAGAACTTAATGGTCACCGCTGTTGCCATTTCCAACTCTTACACATGGAAGCATGGGATTCTGTTGCACACATTAGGTAGTATTTTAACAAAGATTAGCTAAATGTGCTGAATCGAACTTTACGAGTCCTCTCAAAAAGGTCGAGATTTGAACTGTGCCTTCTGTTCCCATGGACACTTTTTCATGGAGTTCTCCTTGGGAGGGATAGGAAAGAAGGCACATCACTGTTGTATTTTGTTCTAGTTCCCCTACTTGCCAGGAGGCTACATAGTAGTGAAGCATCCATTGCTAGCTACTAGAGAGTTCAGCTTTATGCCAGCTCGTGCCAGTGAAGAAGAGTAGGTTAAGGTGGTGGGTTGCTGCCCAAGCCTGCAGCCTTATGTGCACAATCTGCTTCCGTGCAGATGTGGGAAGGAAGAAAGGCTGCTTTCAAGGAACCATGTACTGCATTGCCCACATTTGCTGGACCCCCTGTGCTTTAGCAGTGGGGCAACACCAGGGTTCTTGCAGTTGCTTCTGGCCCCTATTTTATTCGTTTAACCTCCCGTCTGGGATCATATGGTGTCTTTTCTCCTTCTCCCGAGTTGCCTCAAAgtatggaagattttttttaggTTTCCTAACTTGCGTGCTGGGTACCCTTTCTCAAGATACCAATTCACCTGCACTGCTTAGCTGAGTTGCTCTCCCAAGGGTGCCCATATCTGTAGGTTCCTCATGGCAAGGGGTGTTTTGTGCAGACTGCTGGTTCTTTGCCCTTGTCCTCGCTAGAAGAAAAAGGGAGTCTCTAACACTCGTGACAAGTCTAGTGTAAACCAGGCAGTTTATAGTTCTAACACGTTAGCTGCTTGAGGTAAATCCTATGCTCTCCCTTCGGGTTTACCTCAATCAGCTAATGCGTGTTAAAACTGCAGCATGCCTTGTCTGCACCAGGGTTTTAACATCTGTTAGCTAACATGTTAAAATAAACGttttctagtatagacatggcATTTAAAGTGTGCCACAGGTGGCTGACCTGACCAAATTCTATCGCTGCTCAGGGCTTTTTGAGAAAAACCAGTTCCATGCAGACTTACTTTAGGACTGGGGAAAAGGCTGCAGCAGTCAAAGGGGACTGCTTCTCCAGTTAGTTCCAAGTCGACTTTTGGTCCAGTCAAAGACTTGCTACCTAGCTTTCAGGCAGATTCCTGTCAGTATATCTgactctctgccccttcctccttcccaaataattcctgttctAAGATACCGATGTTTAGACATTTTGTCTCTATACTGCAGGAGGGTGTTTACCCAGTGCGACTTTTTCTTAAATGTTACTGCTAAGCAGAATCCCCAGTATTTTGAAGTTGCGGTCTAGGCAATCCATAGCATTCAGATGCCTCGAGGGACCATGTTGCAACTCTGCTTGGTAAATGTAGCAAAAGTTAAAAGGAAAACTGACCCCATTAGCTAAGATCAATAGTCTGTTCTGATGAACTGGGGTAGACTTTGACTGCAACTGAATATTGGGATACCCGTGGCAACGTTCCTGCCTTTGGGCCTGAGCATTGATATTTAAATGCTGCATCGCAGAAATGGCTCTCCAAAGCCATTGTGCACCACTGCTCCATTCGTATTGAACGTGTGGGTGCGGAGTTAGGCATGGATACTGCATCTGCACACGCAGAGTCCCAATGACTTCCACAAGAGGCTGCCTGCATGAATCCAGTTGCAGGCTTGTAGCCCAAGGCTTATAGCTGGTTTACAGTAGAGTTCACGTACAGCTCTGGCCAGCAGCATCTGCCCACCTAACGGTCAAGGATCTGATCTTTTTTTCAGTCCCTTCTAACATTCCTTTATGCGTTCATATGCGGAAGGTGCCACATGACCCCAGTGGAAATGACCGGCCAGGACTTTGATCTAAGTGAGATTAACTTATTACCATCTCTGCCTGTCTGGAACCAATTACAGAAActggaaatggaaaagatttaTGTCCCCTTGCCCTGACTTACTACAGAACAATATGAGTTCTCATGGCTATTGTCTCAGCTGCTATTGATTTGATGGACAACTGAACCTAaaacactttcctctcctctgatTTCTGATGATTTCAAGATACCCCATCTTAGCCATGTCATCTGTGATGTTTGATATGGGCCGTCTGATGCTCAGACTTGCCGTTCGTGCCATGTGAGCCGCTTGGAAATTCCATCACTAGCATTCTTTAGCAACTGCCATGTTCACCATAATGCCCACTTATGGCTCCCTCAGGACACTTAAGAGATCTTCTGCAGTATTAAGTTAAACTGATGCAGTGGTGTTCTGTTGACGGTCACACTTGATTACCATTAACATTTTCCACCATAATTTGGAGTCCATTGCTGTATGTGAGGAGAAGAGGGAAAGGAAATGTTAGAAGAGATCATATGAGTTTAATAGTGAAATGTAGCAGAGTCCAGTCCTTGTGAATCATTTCTGGATCTGACCCCACTGCAGATCTAGAAGTGAGAAATAACacatggtgcttttttttttttaacataattgtaGAATGGTAGCGTAAAAATTTAGCCGTTTTGGTAATGGCACAGAGAGGTCCAAAATGTTTCTGCTCTGTGCTATTCATTCCTCTAAGGATAAAATAGGGCTTTAATAATAGATGGTTAGAGGTTTAATTCCAAACTATTTTGGTTTTAAGTGATTCTGTAAAAGTGATCAGTATCTAAATGGTAGGAGTATTTCTCACTACTGTCCTTATTTGCAAAAATAGAACTAAAAACTTCCTTCACACCTGTGCTACCCCATCAGAGTCAATAAGGTTACTCAGGTATAAAGGAGAACAGAATTTTGTATCCCCTGCAGAAAAGGCAGGATTATACTTGCATATTCTGCACTCTTAACAGATTTTAATGCCTGATGATACAAACTGGAGCTTAGATTTCAGTGTTCCAATAACTTGGTTAAATTGGAACATGCGTCTgctgaagtgggtattcacccacgaaagcttatgctccaatacttcccttagtctataaggtgccacaggactctttgtcgtttTTTGGTTAAATGATATCATGTGGAGCGTAACACTTTGCAGAAGATGGGAGACAGCTAACTTTCTCTGAAACTGACTAGCATCTTAAGAGGCTGGTGATAGGACAGCCAAGGGACACAGGCAAAACCTTCTAGTGGATTTAAGGGAAGCATTCAGATTATGGAGAGCGCTTCCTCCTTGCAAATCTAAAAATGAAGGTGGAGAAGAGAGCTCATGAGGAACCAAGCCAGCCTTGTAAAATCCCACTTGCCCAGGGTGAGAGATTCTCTTGGATGGGCAAGTAAAATATGGGCATTTCCATCATGGTAAGGATGGGAAAGAAGAGCTTATGCCTAGGTTGGTAAATCTTCATGTCAATGTTGCAAGGCTGAATGtagaaaaacatgtttgtttggATGGCACTGCTCTTAAATTGTGAAGCATGGCACTAAGTAATTGACTCATCTGGCCTGGGGGGAGATTTCCGGAGCAGTGCATTTGACATCTTTCATGTGGCCAGCAGTTGGGTAGAGTCTTGTTAAGACAATGCTGTCTGCGATACTGGGTGCTACCactgtggacactcttattagAATTCTGTAGCACACTTTTAAGATCATGTCTTGCACAAAGGCCAAGATTCAGGCTTGATTTGCCTGGAAACACTCAAGTAGCAGCCATGTACTTCTTACCCCCAACACAGGAACTTTGCCTTGCAGCCTCTAGCATGAAACTAAACTTCTGCACAGCAAGCTTTAAACAGGCTAGTTTCTTTATTTGTTGTGGGACAAAAAACTGCTTCCTGTGAGGTTGtaggccagccggcctgcctgtcggaggctttttttaaacaacagttCATGGTCAGCATTGGCTGTGCTCAGATACCATTGTGGTTGGGCTCTCTATAAATAGTCCTTTCAAGTATAAAGCAAGGGATCAAGTTAGAGAATTCTGACCACTTTTTTAAAGCTCTGTCGTTACTTTGCAAGATCACCTCTTGCACGAAGAGCTAGATTTTAGACGAGAGCCTTGGACGGGAGACGGCTGAATTTCAGTTCCCACCTCTGCAATGAACTtggatcttgagcaagtcacagcTACTCTGCCTTGGTTTCTCTTATGTTAATTGGTGATCATACCCAACCGTGCAAAGCCCTTCAGGGTGCTTCAGTCAAGGATACTGTACAGGCTAATTTTCACGGGGTAGTGGTAGTACGTGGCTAAATTTGTAGGCCTCATATTAAGTAAATTTTGGAAAGGAAATGTTACGGGCGTCCTCAGAGGTACGTTTTAGCTACATTTCCGTGTAGCTGAATGGGCTTAGAGAGCAGCTTTTCCACAGTTCACCTGATTCTCTCAAGGAGGCTGTGTACCTCATGTGACGCTTGCACATGGCGTGAGTGTCAGTGCAGAGTTAACTGCTCTGGCGTGCCACATGTAACCTGTAACTCTGTCTTGGTGATATCTGTGTTTCACTAAGGCATCTTGATGTAATGGCCAACCTAGGGAAAGAATTAGCTCGGTTTTAAATAGGCTGCACGACTCCAGTTGGAGTATATTTGCTCTAACTGACTTTCCTCCTGCAATTAACTCGTTAGTTAGCCGTTTAGAGACATGGTATGAAGACTAAGACTTAGCTTTGTGTATTGGTGGTTGTACTTACATTTTCTAAAGCAGGTTTGGCTTGATATTGGCGTACGTTTTCTCATAAGTCGTAAACTGCATTGCAAGGGTAGTGACTGGGTTCTACCAGCTTTTCAGAAGATCAAGCTGAACGGTTTTTCCAGAGCTGAGGAAGAATTGCTACTTTCCTGTATTCATTCATTAGCTCTTTCTATTTCTCAATAGGAAACCCCGATTGACAAGAACTCAAAGTGCCTTTTCTCCGGTTGCTTTCAGCCCCCTCTTCACAGGTAAGGATAGAAAGATGAAGTGAAACACTTTATTTTACACTTTTAGGTGTGTTACTCCTTTAGATTTAATTACAGATAATTAAAAGACTTCCTTTCTGTTCATCTACTAAGAGCTATGCAATCCATCAGGAATTACAACCCCCTAAAACTAGAACCCAGCATAAGGCTTGTCTGCACTGGGAAGTTAATGTGGAtaaaggtagggtgtgaatttaaagcacaatagctGTTCCTTATTAAATGCCTGTGGGGGACACTGTTGACAGGAACAGTTAATCAGAAGCAAgtctgtgtagaccaggcctgaggaaCACAGCTCCTCATTCTGCTTCATGTTTTATTTTCCCCTGTTGAAAGGGCAATGGGAGTCTGAACTATGATCCTAGCATGCAAAGGACTGTCTTCATTAGACATGCTGGCAGTTGTAGCCACAGCAGCATGACCTACCATGTTTAAAAGCAAGAATCTTCACCCTGGTGCAAGCAACACTTCTGTACTGGGTTTTGTACTGGTGCAGTTGCATCAGTGCAGAAGTCTGTAATGGAGAGCACCAGTCATATACCAGGACCCTGTCCTAGGCACTATGCAATCACAACAGTGTGTGTTCCTGCACCAACATGAGTTGAAACCCCCACAGAAGTCATTTTAATATTATGGTAGCAGCACACACTTGGTTTTTTTCTGTAACATGCCTAGCTTCCCGTAGATGTGCATAATGTGCATTCATTCTGAAAACCAGAGATTGACAAAGCCGAAACTCCTAACACCATCTCCGCAGCTGTTGCCAGTGTCCTgggatctttgtgtgtgtgtgtacgtacgtgGGAATACAAACCTTGTATAATCTTTCTctataaagaaattaaaactttAATGAACTTCATCATGATGGGTTTTAAAGTAACTTTTCTCCAGAAAAACTTCAGAGAAGAAACTGGAAATGACTAAATCGATCACAAGTTTgaaatcactttttaattttgCCGGTGAATGAATCTTGACTGGTTTTGTTACTCAGGTTTTTCTGATTGGCAAACATCTTCTAAATAGCTAAACTTTCTGTAATCTGGAAACCGTGTCGTCTCAAGACCTTTTCACTTGCATAAGACCATGCCAACTTTCTCAAATGGTCTTGTCTGGATTATTGATATCTTTGTCTGCTCACAGACGTCAGGTTCTCTTATGCAAAAAAAGGGTAGTTTTTAATTTGCTGATTTTAAATGGGACTTTTCCAAAACTTGACACTCACTAAGGATGACCTAATTAGAACCTGCTTGGACCAAGTTGCATGGATCAAAGAGGGGCCTCGTACCTGATTTGTCCAAAGGTCTTGGAAATCAAAGGTAAGGCCAAGAAGCCTGCCTCGCCTTCTAGGTCAATAAGCTACCTATGGGGAGACGTATGGTCAAGAATCTCAAGACTCTTTACCTTGGGGTGGGGAAGTCAGGATCTCAACTACCAGGCCACTCCTTCCTTTTCCAGTTTCTCCCTGCACCTGGAGGTTCATTAGCGGGAAATGTTGGATCCTTAATTAGCTAGCTTCTAGTCCACAAGACTGAGAGCTGATGTGTTTGCAGCCCCCGTTACCTTAAGTATTTTTATTCTGTCTTTTGTTTTACTTGGCTTTATTTTTAGGGGGTGGCAGTAGGCACGCAGGTGTGAGCACCCACACGTGGGGAAGGcacctgaaagagagaagctAACCAAGTAAACCGCCTTCAATCTTGTTTCCTGAAATTATTCAGCGTGTTCTGTTTAAAAATCCAGAGACTTGAGATTGCCATCTGTAATTTCTAGTAAACAAGAGTTGTCAAACTTCTGCTTCTTCAGAGTTCTGTTCAGTGGGGTAtcctttttgttcagtgtttccaTAGTGCTTGGCTGAGGCCCCTGCATGCTACGACAATGCAAATGATTACATCTTGAGAGGGTTTGAGAGAGTTCGCCACCCGCAAGAATTGAAATCGAAGGAAGGAAGCTTTATAATTGGCTCTGAGGTTGTGATTCAGATGGTTCAGTTTCAGTATTAAGATATTTAACCAGCCCCAAGTTACGGATTTGATTGACTTTGAAATTGTTTAGCTGGAATTTATAACTACACAGCCAACCACCTGCTTAGAATCCTCTCTAGAATGGATGAGGCTTGGGTTATTTTTAGTATTTGATGCGAGTCCAATCCAATAGTGGGACTAACTTGTGGATTTGTCAGTTGGATTGCTTTAGGGTTAGTTTAGTTTAATAGTAGTAGTTTAGCTTTGGTGATGTTTCCTCGGTTTTATTGATGTGTTTTAACACACATTCACTGCAATGGGGTCCAGAACCTTTGAGCACCTGGGTCGATACCAGCTAGGTAACGGCTCTCCCAGTTATTTGATTCAAGCAGGACGCTGATCTTAAGGGCTACTCTGCAGCAGTAAGCAGGCGTTTAACCCCAAATCACTTGATCCTGTAGGCTGTTGGCAGGCaaactccccttgaagtcaacaggaatgtTGTCTGTAAGACTTCTGGCAGGGATGGGCAACTTTAAGGTGGTAGAGGGCCACAAAATCCTCTAAAACCCTTTGGCAGGCTGGGGTGTATGATGTGGGGGTTGGGTCCTGCACTAGGAGGTGGGAGCCCCAGGGGGGGGTGGTTAAAGAGTGAGCCAACCCCACACCCACCCTGAAGTGGTGACTCCTGAACCATGGGGTTGGGCCTGGTACCCCACTCTGGCCCATTAGCTCTCACCACAGCATCACCTGACCCACATGCCTACATGTAAGGGAGGCCCTCCCCGCATAATACCTTATCCTGTCCCCTTCTTGGCCATTGTACCTGCCCCAAGCTGGGCTGTGATGGGCCAAATAAAATGATCTGGCAGGCTGTTGGCAGCCTCTGGGCTGCTAGATGCCCATCCCTGGCTTATCGCATCTGGCCACAGGTACCAGTGCATGAAATTGGCTTTTTAAGCCACGTCATGAGCATTAAAGCCATAGAGAACTTCAGGGGAATTTTGGAATGCTGTGGTGGTCAGCATCTGAATCTAGAAATCAGAAGTGCCCAGCGAAGCATATTGAGGGTTAATATCATGAGAGAGGGAATGTGGTCAAAGAACTGCCATTGAAGTATTGCTGATTATCTTCCACTTGGGTCGGTTGGTGGGAAAATCTCTTTAATAGCTAAAAACATGAATGGGTTTTTAAGTCCAAAATTTGACCGTTCCATCAGATGTGCCTTTGGCTATTGGAGTCTTTCCCTTTGTGTCTAGCAAATACCTAGGAGTGTGCATGAAATGCACACGTTAGGAAGCCTTGGCAAGCACTGGTATGTTTAATGTAGCAAAtagagttaaaaaacaaaacacaaccccTCCAGCTTCTTGCTTGGAATGCCCTTCTGCGGTATACCTCAGTCGCCCAAACTCACTGCCTGCTGCGTCAGCCTGGAAATCTTGCCTGGTAATAGCCTTCAAAATGACTGAGTCTGTTGTGCTATTGAAAGACCTTCTACTGTGTATGCTGAACTTAGGTTGGGTTTAGAAGCATGCATCAGTATTTGCCATTTGCTCGCACTTGACTGTTGCTTAGAGCCTGACCTTTGGGGTGCTGGGGCAGAGTTGATCAATGTCTTAAAATCAGTGCAATGGGGAAATTCAACTTGAAAGCATTTAATAGGAGACTGAAGCAGAGGCCTCTGACCTGTGTGGAAACTGACCTCCAAAAACTTTCTAAAGCCACCTCCTTGCTGCTTGACTGTCTCTTCCCTTTGCATGCTCTGGAGAATGTGCAAACTCTTACCAATCTCTCTCCATGAATCTTCAGGTGAAACTGTGTCACTAGTGGATGTGGACATCTCCCAGCGAGGACTGACCTCGCCTCACCCTCCGACTCCTCCACCTCCGCCCCGGAGAAGCCTCAGCCTGCTAGGTACTCTACATACATCCCCCTAGAATTTCCTTCTTGGTCATGTCTGTGGCTGTAAGTGGTAGGGAttgaattatttttccattttggagtacaatgcaggcTCTTACAGGCTCCCTTCCGATAAACTGATCTCGCCTTCCCAAGCAAAGGATTTCTTCCCATTCCATATCCAGGGCTGCTGCTGAATCAGTTGGCAGGGAGGGTTATTCTAGAACACTGTGAGGTGGTCCCTTTCTCCTGGGTTCAGCATGCAAACTCGACAGCACTCCCTGGCTTCTGAGATTGAAACGCAAACTTGCATGTCTCATACGTGGCTGCCTATTGGGCTGCCGTTAGACATTCAGAAACCTGTTGATGTTCTTAATCTTGTATTGCCCGACACATTCTCCCTAAATACCCAGTTTAGAAACTAACTTCTTGATTTGCAGGAGAGGTGGTGTAGGTATCCAGGTGACACTGAGTGACGCAAGTTCTGAGGTTACATCAATATCTGCTTTTCAGAGAAGCTAGTGCAAGGCTGAGCTGTTGGCTAATGTgccatcccttcccctcctgctcagCCCTGCAGGCGGAGCTGAACGCTGGGCTTGCTCTTCTCCATTGGCAGGTGCTTGGCGATCTAGCAGCTCGCTTACTTTCCTATATTCTGAACCTCTCTTGCTTTTGTTCTCTTCTAGATGATATCAGTGGGACGCTGCCTACATCTGTTCTAGTGGGTCC of the Malaclemys terrapin pileata isolate rMalTer1 chromosome 25, rMalTer1.hap1, whole genome shotgun sequence genome contains:
- the SOCS7 gene encoding suppressor of cytokine signaling 7, producing MQRAELREGEAAAAASYRVLSRLLGYGAGPGPGGGAKGPAEEGGAAGGSRPPPQLMVFRNVGRPGDGAGDGAGPGPSELLCPRHRCALQPKGDPRWGRLPPAGLELQLAALEVGGKGPGGCPCLSLLPAPGGPAAEETSDALLVLEALEPDEAESGSEEEPGSPGRAGAGVGGRPGSRAQPPPPPAAPAAPPGAGGPGARKGSLKIRLSRFFRTKSCSGSPAGGEPAAGRRRSGELPASAGSLSDVSSPRGREQDSGRKPRLTRTQSAFSPVAFSPLFTGETVSLVDVDISQRGLTSPHPPTPPPPPRRSLSLLDDISGTLPTSVLVGPMGSSLQSFPLPPPPPPHAPDAFPRIVPFRPTEAVNSQTTQHLHCPLYRPDSSSFAASLRELEKCGWYWGPMNWEDAEMKLKGKPDGSFLVRDSSDPRYILSLSFRSQGITHHTRMEHYRGTFSLWCHPKFEDRCQSVVEFIKRAIMHSKNGKFLYFLRSRVPGLPPTPVQLLYPVSRFSNVKSLQHLCRFRIRQLVRIDHIPELPLPKPLISYIRKFYYYDPQEEVYLSLKEAQLISKQKQETESLT